A segment of the Georgenia sp. M64 genome:
AAGCCCTACGCCGTCGGCGAGCTGCTGCTCTCGCCCGGTGAGCGGGTCGACCTGCTCGTCAAGGCGTCGGGCTCGCCGTCGACGTCGTACAAGCTGCTCTCCCTGCCCTACAGCCGCCAGGGCGCCATGGGCGGGGACCAGGTCACCCTGGCCACGCTGACGTACGGCGGGAAGCGGACCCGCGTCGACCAGACGCTGCCCACCGTGGTCGACCCGGCGGCCACGCGAGCACGGATCGACACCGCCGGCCTCAAGCGGGTGCGCATGGACCTGTCGATGGGGCAGGGCCACGGCTACATCAACGGCATCAGCTTCACCGGCCACGACTCGTCGTACATGACGATGTCCGAGCTGGGGACGTGGGAGGTCTGGGAGGTCACCAACTCCAGCGGGATGGACCACCCCTTCCACCACCACACGAACCACGCGCAGGTGCTCTCCGTCACCGGTGGCGACCCCGGCTACGCGCAGCTGTGGACGAGCGCGGCGGCGTGGAAGGACGTCACCGTCGTGCCGAGGTGGGGCCGGGTCGAGCTGCTCGTGCCCGTGCGGGACCACGCCGGCATGTCGATGCTGCACTGCCACATCATCGAGCACGAGGACATCGGGATGATGGGCGTCTGGCACATCGAGGAGGCGATGGGACCGATGTAGCCGCCGGGCGCCGGCGCGAGATCCCGACGCGCGAGGACGCGGCCACGTGCCTCGAGCGCCTGCTCAGCGCCAGCCGAGGGCCGGCGCGACGTCCTCGACGATCGAACGGAGGAGGTGAGCGTTGTAGTCGACGCCCAGCTGGTTCGGCACGGTGATCAGGAGCGTGTCGGCCTCCGCGATCGCCTCGTCCTGGGCGAGCCGGCGGACCAGCTCGTCGGGCTCGGCGGCGTACGTCTTCCCGAACGTCGCTCGCCCGCCCTCCAGCATGCCGACCTGGTCGGTGCTGCGCCGCTCCAGGCCGAAGTAGGCGTGGTCCTCGGCGGTGACGAGGGGGAAGATGCTGCGGCTCACCGACACCCGTGGCTCGTGGGCGTGCCCGGCGGCGCGCCACGCATCACGGAACCGGCGGATCTGCTCCGCCTGGAGCTCGTGGAACGGTACGCCGGTGTCCTCCGTGAGCAGCGTCGAGCTCATGAGGTTCATCCCCTGGGTCCCGGCCCACTCGGCCGTGGCCCGGCTCCCGGCGCCCCACCAGATCCGCTCACGCAGACCTTCCGAGTACGGCTCCACCCGGAGCAGACCCGGCGGGTTGGGGAACATCGGTCGCGGGCTGGGCTCGGCGAAGCCCTCGCCGGTGATCACCTCGAGGAACCGGGCGGTGTGGCGTCGTGCCATGTCGGCGTCGCTCTCACCCTCGGCGGGGTGGTGGGCGAAGTGCCGGTAGCCCTCGATCACCTGCTCGGGCGAGCCACGGCTGATGCCGAGCTGGAGGCGTCCGCCGGAGATGAGGTCGGCCGCCCCGGCGTCCTCCGCCATGTAGAGCGGGTTCTCGTAGCGCATGTCGATCACGCCCGTGCCGATCTCGATGCGGCTGGTCCGTGCCCCGACGGCCGCCAGCAGCGGGAACGGGGACGCGAGCTGCCTGGCGAAGTGGTGGACCCGGAAGTAGGCGCCGTCGGCCCCCGCCTCCTCGGCCGCGACCGCGAGGTCGATCGACTGCAGCAGCACGTCGGAGGCGGACCGGGTCGCGGACTGGGGGTGCG
Coding sequences within it:
- a CDS encoding multicopper oxidase domain-containing protein, producing the protein MNPRIDIAPGQVQRWRLVNACVARFFRLSLAGHTLHVVGTDGGLLEKPYAVGELLLSPGERVDLLVKASGSPSTSYKLLSLPYSRQGAMGGDQVTLATLTYGGKRTRVDQTLPTVVDPAATRARIDTAGLKRVRMDLSMGQGHGYINGISFTGHDSSYMTMSELGTWEVWEVTNSSGMDHPFHHHTNHAQVLSVTGGDPGYAQLWTSAAAWKDVTVVPRWGRVELLVPVRDHAGMSMLHCHIIEHEDIGMMGVWHIEEAMGPM
- a CDS encoding LLM class flavin-dependent oxidoreductase; amino-acid sequence: MKRIGFLSFGHWTPHPQSATRSASDVLLQSIDLAVAAEEAGADGAYFRVHHFARQLASPFPLLAAVGARTSRIEIGTGVIDMRYENPLYMAEDAGAADLISGGRLQLGISRGSPEQVIEGYRHFAHHPAEGESDADMARRHTARFLEVITGEGFAEPSPRPMFPNPPGLLRVEPYSEGLRERIWWGAGSRATAEWAGTQGMNLMSSTLLTEDTGVPFHELQAEQIRRFRDAWRAAGHAHEPRVSVSRSIFPLVTAEDHAYFGLERRSTDQVGMLEGGRATFGKTYAAEPDELVRRLAQDEAIAEADTLLITVPNQLGVDYNAHLLRSIVEDVAPALGWR